Genomic segment of Malania oleifera isolate guangnan ecotype guangnan chromosome 7, ASM2987363v1, whole genome shotgun sequence:
CTCGAGAGAGTTTAATGGATTGGCACACCATGTGGTCCAATGTGCTAAACAATATTATAATGATTTTGTTAAAAATCATCCATTTAATTTATTGTTATGTAATGATAGTATTTCAAGGGTTTATTATGTGAGATGAGCTTTTCTTATGTTACGTCTCAATAGTTGAATGCTCATGTGGGTCTCATCTGTGTATTTATATGTGAGCCCAAGATGatatggtttttatgttatttaATAGTTGTCaccaagaaataaataaaattgtgatttttgattttttctttgaagagaaaaaaaaaaaaaaacaaagttaTCAAGAGAGTCCATTAGCATGCGATATTGTCTATCAGCGCAGCATGATTCATGGGAAGCAGGATATCCCTCCCACCTGGCAATTTGGCATTATATCTGCTACACCCGGCTTCTCATCcgtagtctctctctctctctctctctctctctctccccctctgtGCAGCCGCCACATCAACACCGCTCTGTAGCCTTTAGGCAGCCTCGTGCTCAGCGCGtgacacctctctctctctctctctctctctccacgcGATTCAGGCAGGCCTGCGCTGTCGTGCGCTGCAGCCGGAGCGTATCAGCTCCCGTACCATCTATGCTACACGTGGCATTCTAATGTCCGTCCGATCACACGAACAGCACCCGCTCCGCTCCTCGTAGGTAGGAGCAGAAGTAAAACCCCCTAATAAATTGTAGCTCCAGCAGGGTCCCTACATCGATATCCTCATAGAACAGGGAAAAAGATGAAGGAAGCGGTGCCGGCGGCTACCGGAGTAGGAATGGGAGGAAAAAGCGAGAGCGAGAAAGAGAAGACGAAGCTGAGGGAGAGGCAGAGGCGGTCCGTCACCGCCAAAATCCTTCACGGCCTCAGGAAGCACGGCGGCTACCGCCTCTCCCCCCGCGCCGACATCAACGAAGTCCTCCGCCACCTCGCCCGTGAAGCAGGCTGGATTGTCCTCCCCGACGGCACCACCTATCGCTCCCAAGTAACAAACATATTATTTTAATTTCCCTCTCTGTTTCATCTCCTTTTCTTGCTAACCAAACAGCGATTCTTTCCTTATACATTTGCCCACTTGTGCTTATTTCGATGTTGATCGATCTTAAGGTTTCTGGTCACTGCCCACTCTGCGGCGCCGCAACGCCAACTAGCAGCATCGTAGGAGGCGGAGACTGTTCGACCGCAGCATCACCTCGATATCTCCCCGTGGGAGAGTCTCCGGAGGGCGTTTATTTTCCCGCTGACGCATACAGCGGCGGAAGAGGTTATTCTGGCGGGTCCGGTAGCGGCGGCGCGCCTTCATCGTCTCAGGGCCTGATTTACGACCGTGAGAATCCCTTTGCCCTTTACATGTGCGGGCTTGCAGGAAGTGGTAGCCGTTCCTCGGCCTCTGTTGCCGCAGTGGACAGAGGATCGTCAGAGCTGACGGTGGCGTATCAACAGCAGCAAGCGTGGTTGCAGGAGGCGAGAGCGTCGAATCATTGCACTCCCGTGGCCGTGGGTTCACCTTCACCCCAGCGTCGTGCTTGAGGGCTGAGGGTGCTGCACCTTTGGGCCCACTTTTCTTATTTCCCATTTTTGGGCTTTATTCTTTTTATCCGTTGCTTTAAAATGTTAGAAATGTGTACACATGGCAGAAAGATAGCATTGGGCTCATGCGACAAGTAATGGTAAAATGAAACCCATTTTGTTGGACGGAAAATCAACTCTTAAGGTTCTTAATTAAGatctattatttaatttattttttatttaaaagtgtTCGGAtgtatttaattttgaaaataatatctATTAGAAAAGTACTCCGATTTTACGGTATGCCAATTTTAAGTCGAAATGATCAAGTCAAGCAAACCATCT
This window contains:
- the LOC131159979 gene encoding protein BZR1 homolog 2-like codes for the protein MKEAVPAATGVGMGGKSESEKEKTKLRERQRRSVTAKILHGLRKHGGYRLSPRADINEVLRHLAREAGWIVLPDGTTYRSQVSGHCPLCGAATPTSSIVGGGDCSTAASPRYLPVGESPEGVYFPADAYSGGRGYSGGSGSGGAPSSSQGLIYDRENPFALYMCGLAGSGSRSSASVAAVDRGSSELTVAYQQQQAWLQEARASNHCTPVAVGSPSPQRRA